The Capra hircus breed San Clemente chromosome 25, ASM170441v1, whole genome shotgun sequence genome has a window encoding:
- the LOC102177858 gene encoding uncharacterized protein C1orf43 homolog isoform X1 — MASSSNWLSGVNVVLVMAYGSLVFVLLFIFVKRQIMRFAMKSRRGPHVPVGHNAPKDLKEEIDIRLSKVQDIKYEPQLLADDDARLLQLETQGNQNCYNYLYRMKALDAIRASEIPFHAEGRHPHSLMGKNFRSYLLDLRNTSTPFKGVRKALIDTLLDGYETARYGTGVFGLSEYLRYQEALSELATAVKARSGSSQRQHQSAAKDLTQSPEVSPTTIQVTYLPSSQKSKRAKHFLELKSFKDNYNTLESTL; from the coding sequence ATGGCGTCCAGCAGTAACTGGCTGTCTGGCGTGAATGTCGTGCTGGTGATGGCCTACGGGAGCCTGGTGTTTGTACTGCTATTTATTTTTGTGAAGAGGCAAATCATGCGCTTTGCAATGAAATCCCGAAGGGGACCTCATGTCCCTGTGGGACACAATGCCCCCAAGGACTTAAAAGAGGAGATTGATATCCGACTGTCCAAGGTTCAGGATATCAAGTATGAACCTCAGCTTCTCGCAGATGATGATGCAAGGCTGCTACAGCTGGAAACCCAGGGAAATCAAAATTGCTACAACTACCTATACAGGATGAAAGCTCTGGATGCTATCCGTGCCTCTGAGATCCCATTTCATGCTGAAGGCCGGCATCCCCATTCCTTAATGGGCAAGAATTTCCGCTCCTACCTGCTAGATCTTCGAAACACTAGTACTCCTTTCAAGGGTGTGCGCAAGGCCCTCATTGATACCCTGCTGGATGGCTATGAGACAGCCCGCTATGGGACAGGGGTCTTTGGCCTGAGTGAGTACCTGCGCTATCAGGAGGCCCTGAGTGAGCTGGCCACAGCGGTCAAAGCACGAAGTGGGAGCTCTCAGCGACAACACCAGTCAGCAGCCAAAGACCTAACCCAGTCTCCTGAAGTCTCCCCAACAACCATCCAGGTGACATACCTCCCCTCCAGTCAGAAGAGTAAACGTGCCAAGCACTTCCTCGAATTGAAGAGCTTTAAGGACAACTATAACACACTGGAGAGTACTCTGTGA
- the LOC102177858 gene encoding uncharacterized protein C1orf43 homolog isoform X2 yields the protein MASSSNWLSGVNVVLVMAYGSLDLKEEIDIRLSKVQDIKYEPQLLADDDARLLQLETQGNQNCYNYLYRMKALDAIRASEIPFHAEGRHPHSLMGKNFRSYLLDLRNTSTPFKGVRKALIDTLLDGYETARYGTGVFGLSEYLRYQEALSELATAVKARSGSSQRQHQSAAKDLTQSPEVSPTTIQVTYLPSSQKSKRAKHFLELKSFKDNYNTLESTL from the exons ATGGCGTCCAGCAGTAACTGGCTGTCTGGCGTGAATGTCGTGCTGGTGATGGCCTACGGGAGCCTG GACTTAAAAGAGGAGATTGATATCCGACTGTCCAAGGTTCAGGATATCAAGTATGAACCTCAGCTTCTCGCAGATGATGATGCAAGGCTGCTACAGCTGGAAACCCAGGGAAATCAAAATTGCTACAACTACCTATACAGGATGAAAGCTCTGGATGCTATCCGTGCCTCTGAGATCCCATTTCATGCTGAAGGCCGGCATCCCCATTCCTTAATGGGCAAGAATTTCCGCTCCTACCTGCTAGATCTTCGAAACACTAGTACTCCTTTCAAGGGTGTGCGCAAGGCCCTCATTGATACCCTGCTGGATGGCTATGAGACAGCCCGCTATGGGACAGGGGTCTTTGGCCTGAGTGAGTACCTGCGCTATCAGGAGGCCCTGAGTGAGCTGGCCACAGCGGTCAAAGCACGAAGTGGGAGCTCTCAGCGACAACACCAGTCAGCAGCCAAAGACCTAACCCAGTCTCCTGAAGTCTCCCCAACAACCATCCAGGTGACATACCTCCCCTCCAGTCAGAAGAGTAAACGTGCCAAGCACTTCCTCGAATTGAAGAGCTTTAAGGACAACTATAACACACTGGAGAGTACTCTGTGA